TCCCGGGCCTGCGCGACGCGGTCAGGCGGTTCATCCTGGACGTAGTGCCGCTCCTGTATATGCAGATGAGCGTGCCAGAGCTTAGGTCAATGCTGAACTACGAGAGGAACTGCGAGGAGTTCGAGCAGATGCTGGCGGCCTGCCGCTGGACGCTCACCAGCGACTACTCGCGCTCGAACCCCGACGCGGGGATGTGCGTGCCCGCCGCGCGCGACGACATCGCGAAGAGCCAGAGGTCACACGAGGTCCACACGGAGGTGAACAAGTACTTCAAGGTCGACTCCATGCGTGTCTACTACTCCACCATGCGCCATGCCGCCTGAAGCTGCGCCGGGGCCTAGCGTCGGCCGCCTCTACGTCGCCGGCAGGGGCGCCGCAGCCTCGCACCGCCGCTGTGGTGGCAGGCGGTGCCGAACGGCTGCTTAGATCGGGTGTCCACTCACGGCACTGAAGCGTCGGTAAGCGGGGCACGCTGTCCGCCATGCGGGCACCCCGTTGCGAACTGTCTGCTAATGTTGATGGAACCCCGTCACTAATTGCACAGCCGTGGTGCTGTCGTTTGCAAAGGTGGTCACAATGTGCTGGGGACGCCGGCACACTAAACTTGTTGTTGACGTTGCGTTCGTTACTGCTTTGCATCTGGGTGTATGCGCACACGTAATACGAATTTGCGTAGTAATACAATTAATCGGTTCGCGCAGGCGCAACTGCTGCGCGCAGTCAGCTCCCGCTGCGCAGAGCCTTGCCGATAGTGTGGACGAACAGCGGGACCAGGGCGGCCGCCTCGGCCTTGACGGACGCGCGCCCGTTGGAGAACAccgccagcagctgcagcgagtTCGTGGTGCTCGCGTAGAAGCACTCGTTGGCCTTGGAGCTGCCCACGTTGAGGCCGGCGCCGACGAACGACAGACCGGCCTTCGCAAGGCGGTCGGTGACGGGCAGGCTGTCGCCCACGGCGAACGTCTCCTCCTGGCCAGACAAGCCCCAGAGCTCCTCGAACTCGCTGCGCGTTATTCGCGcgccgtgcagcagcacgatCGGCAGCTCGTAGAACACGCGGAAGTAGAACACGTCCACGGTGGTCTTGATGGCGACCTGCAGCGCGATGGGGTTAGCGGGCGGGGTGTTGGACATGATGACGTTGGCCGCGAGCGGCACGTGCGCCTCCGTGGTCTTCTCAGGCGCCACCAGCACGGGGCTGGCGAGTGGCGCCGCGGGGCTGAGCCCGAACGAGTTCTTGTTGAACTGGATGGCCAGCAGCGATATCGACGCCGCGGTCTTGTTGGTCATCGACAGCTTCAGCGACATCTTCTCGCCCTCGCGGTACAGGCACGCCACCACCTGCAGGCCAATCTGGCCGTTGGAGCCCTGCTGGTGCTGAGTCAGCACCACCTCGTCCTTGCACGTGTAACGGAACACCCTGCCGAAGGTCTCGAACAAATCGTCCTCGCCGTGGTACGGCTGCAGGTCGCGGCCGCCGCGCTGGTCCTCGTCGTAGTCGTCCAGGCCGTCGAAGGACCGGCCCTTGCGCGGGCTGATGTCGGAGTCGGCCGTGTCCAGCAGGTCGCCGTCGCTGGACGACGCGTCTCCGGACTGCTTCTCGCGCGACGCGCCCAGCGGCTGCGCGTCCTTGAACGTCAGCGCCCACGCCGGCAGGTGGTACACCGACGAGACGTGCCCTAAATTGCTCAGCAGGTTGTCCAGCACCTCGCTGTCCATCACGGCCTCGCCGAtcggcggcagcggcgccagCACCACCTTGGCGGCCACCGCGTCGccgtgctccagcagcctCAGGTACATCTGCGCGCGGGTACGCACGTCGGGGCTCGCGCTCTCGTGCACGCAGCGCTCGATCACGTGCTCCACCATCCCGGTGTCCCGACCGCGGGTCACGGCCACCttcaccgccgccgtcagCAGGCTCAGCTGCACCGCGTGGTCCTCGTCGTGCATCGTCTCAGCCATGTTCGCGAGGTACTCGGCCGCGTCGGGGATCTTAGCGGCGTACTGGCCGATGATCCAGATCAGCGCGGACTTCGACTCCACGGCGTGCAGGTACTCGCCGTCGGCGCACATGGAGAACAAATCAAGGTTGAACATGTGCGGGTACGCGCGCAGCAGGTCGCGGTACACGATGGTGCACTCCTCGGTGAGGTGCGCCGCCCGCagacgcagcagctcgttcAGGGCGTTACCGCAGGCCGACAGCGCGGCCTCCAGACGCACGCCCAGCGACCCTATGGCACGCACGGCCCTCCTCACGAAGTCGTGGTCGATGTCGGTGGCGTACTCAGAGAGCTCGGCCAGGATCTTCTGGAAGTTGCTGGTCGTCGCCAGACGCACCATGATCTCCAGCTTCTCGATGCGCACGTACAGGGGGTCGCGGCTCTTGCAGAAGAACGCGCGCACGTGGCCCTCGAGCAGACGCGGCCACTTCTCGATGATCACCAAAATCGAACGCAGCGCCACGTACTGGATCTCCGGCTCAAGCGACGCAAGCGTCACCAAAGGCGCCGCCAGCTTCCCCTGCAGCACGCGCAGGTACTCCTTGTCGCCGATCttcggcagcatcttgatcACCACCTTCATGGCCGACATCACCACGGCCGGGTTTATGTGCGAGAAGCGCGGCAGCACGCCCTCGATCAGGGTGCGCGCCTCCTCCGGGCTGCCGGGCTTGTACAGCATCAGCGCGTCCAGAATGTACACCTGGCCCCACTCCATGCACTCGTTCAGCGAGTGCAGCAGGCCCTCCAGCTTGGCCGGGTTCTTGGCCAAAATGCGGGCCACCAGGTTCTCCTCGGACTGCTCGGAGATCTCCACCAGCGTCGACACCGCGTTCGCCACCACCATCGGGTTGGTGTCCGACATCATCCGCTCCAGCACGTCGATGAAGCCCTCGTCACgcaccagctgcggcgataTCCCTGCGCACGCGTCACTCACAAGCACTGACGCCTACCGTGGAGTTTTGCGATGCAAATGGCCGCCGTCTTGCGGACGTACGGGTCGGGGTCGGAGTGGCAGCGCATCAGCGGCTCCACCATGTACTCCGTGACCGCCGGGAGCCGAATGTAGCCCATCGTGCGCACAGCGAGCGCCCTGCGAACACGGTTACAACAGCCGCAACGGGGCCTACCTGATGAGCGGGTTGCGATCCTTGGCATCCTTGCAGAACGTGTTCACCGCCAAAATCGCAAGCTCAGGCTGCACCTTCGCGTAGTTTATCACGTACAGGTACACCAGCTTCTTCAGCTCGAGGTTGTTGGTCTGGATGCAGTTTACCACCTCGGGGAACAGGCTAGACACGTCCTTGCCGACGGTCATGGCCCCGATGATCTTTTTGATGGCGTCCTTTCGCCGGTCCTTAGACGccttctgcagctcctCGCGCAGCTCCTGGATCTCGGAGCGGCGGTTGCCGCGAAAGTACTTACCGTCCATCGCGGCGAGGCGACGCAGCACACACCTCTGTAACTCAGACAGAAAATTGCGCTACACGGTCACGTACGCGCGCAAGTTCCGGTTGTGTACGCGGAGCCGCGGCGCGGCGGCAGGAGACGGCGGTCCCCATGACCCTTCGGCGCGTGGACAGCGCAGGCAGCGGCGCCCCTGGGCTGCGCGAAGCGTACCCACCAAGCGCTAAGCCGGCCAACACACACAAAATGCAGCTATAAAAACGACCCCAACGGCCGTGAAAACAAAAAGAAGCGCAAACAACACGCTAGCGTTTAACAACCAAGTTACGTCTACTCGGATTCGCGGAGAATGTCGGAGTCACCCGCGTCGAGGATGGCCATGCAACCGACGCGGAAGTATTTACCGCAGACGGTGCCCAGGTCGTTGTTGTCGCCCGCGAACATGTGGATGTTGCACTTGGCGAGCATCGCGTAGTGCTCGATCTCGGCGCGGCGGATGGGCGGGCAGTTGTTGCTGATGATGACCATGTGCGCTGCGAAACGGTGACGCCGACGCCAGTGGATACCTACCTTTGCCGGTGCGCAGCGCGGACCTGGTGGACTTGAACCCGAGGCACACCTTGCCGGACTTCATGACCAGCTGGAGCTTCTGGTTCATGTTGTCCATACCCTTAGACTTGGTCTTCTTCGCCATCTTGATAACAAGCGATTGCGTGCTACTCAGCGGTAAACACCTCTCAGCACTACGATGTGGTCGGGCGCGAGCGACGACGACGCTCGGGCGGATCAGCGGGCAAAACGAGGCTGGCAATGACGAGCCTTTTAAAGTATAACGCGATGTGAGGGCGGGGTACGCAGCGGTTGCCGAATCTCGGGCGATGGCCACCAGCCCCACCCGGCGGTGCCGCCCGCAGCGCGTTAAGCGGTGTTCGGCGACGCCGACACCGCCGCGTGGAAATGCCGCAAATTTACAGGCGTGCTATCGTATACCTTATCGCGAGTTATGTGTACAGTGTCTTGCGCCGGGTGTCAAAACCGCTGGCAGTCGTGACGCTGTggctgcggcgccggctTCGTTATCGGTTACCCCGTTTTGCGCTGGTTAAATATCTTTTTGAAGAAGGCGGTGCACCGCTTATCCGGTTTGACGGCGTCCTCGGCGTTTGTGTGCGATCCTACTTTGACGATCTTGAGGTCCGCTGGCGCCGCTTGCGGCGGGCCGCGTAGGACCTCTGCCAGGTCGCCCCCGCCGTCGCTGTGCTCATCGTCGGCCTGGTTCGCGGCGCTCTGGGTGTGATCGCTTCCACCTGCATTTTTAGACAGGCCGAGTACGCCCTGGTACGTTGCTTCAGCCTCGGCCAGGGTCCTGACGCTCTGGAGCCACCTCTCTTCAGCCGTCATCGTGGGGTTTGGGGCGTACTTGTTCGTCTCCAGGGGCAGTTCGTCGGGGTCATACCGCAACGCGGATGACGGCGCAGCGCTTCTGTCGTCCGCCTCGGGGCGACTCACCTCATTAGCCACCGTACCTACCGTTGCACCACCGCCTTGCGGCGTGAGCAGGTTGCCAGTGGAGGGCGCCTCGGCGACGCCCGGCCTTCGGGCGATCGGAGAGGGGGTTCGACGTGGCAGGTCGGTGGCTACGTCGAGTCTGCGGACGTTCGTGCCCGTCGGCTCGTTCGCTGGCGGCGCCGCTTCCTGCTGGCGTAGCGGCGACCTGGGCTCGACCAAGCATTCGGCCGGCCTCGCAACTATCACGGAGGGGCGCAGCAGCGGGTGCGGTTCTGGCATTTGCGACGCCGTGCTCGGTTGCGCGTTCGGCAGAGGGGAACTCCGCGGCAGCCGGTCGTAGCCGCTGGGAAGCAGGTCCGGGCCCGGCGACACCCGCGGCAACGGGGGCTCGGTGTAGTCGAGGTCGCCCAGGTTTATCTTGCGCACCGGTTCCCTTGCGGCCTCCTTGCTGAACGTGGGAGGATACCCTGCCGGCGGCTCCTGCATGACGTCGCCGACGCCGCCATAGAACACGTCGGGAGGCCGTGCCCACGGACGCGACGGGTTACGCCAGATCATGTTGTCCCGCGACGAGGTCGAGCCGTCGAAATACGGGTAATCCCTGAaacgcggcggcggcgccgccgcagcatccTCCTGCAGCACCACGCTGCTGGCAGTCTCACTTGCGTACGGCGGAGCGTTGTTGTCCGACAGGCAAATGGAGGTGTACCCGTAGGACGACGCGCCCTCGCTGAACTCCACTTCCGCGTCGCTGTAGTCGCCGGGGTCGGACGGGCTCAGCATGCGCCGGAGTGCCGTGTTAGTCGTGCGCGTGCGGCGCGTGTCTCGGGGCGCGTCGGGTTCGTAGGGGGGCTCCCAACGGCCGCTGTGGTCGTGGCGAGGGCCACTGTAGGACGGCACTTCGGCCCTACCGGGATGGCGGGGGCCGCCGTCGAACGGGCGCTCCTGGAACTGGCCGTGGTGGCGTGACCTCGGGCGAGGATAATGCCGATTGTAGTTCGGCGAAACGCGCCGTTCGCTCCCGTTGTGCGGCAGAGGTTCCCTGGGGCGGATGGCCCTCGGGTTGTAGATGGCGTCGGCGCCCTGCGACAGCGCAGTGCACGTCGACAGTGCGCTCTTGCCGGTGCAGCTCACCAGCTGGCACACCGCCAGCACCATGGAACCCAGCCCAGAAACAAGGTGGGACGCTGCCTCAGTCCACGGCTCGCTGCAGTCCTTGGGTGTACTGGCTGCATCCCTCCTTTTCGTAGGCGCCTTCACTCCGCGCTGGGGGGGAGCCCGCGGGGGGTGAGGCACGGCGTCATCAAACGACCGGTCGGCGTACGGCATGTTCTGCTGCAAGGCTCTGGCGGTCTGCTTCATCTCCATCAGGTGGCGCCGCAGCTTGTGGGTCTGGAGCctcaggtcgagcaggtcCACTGAATCCGACGTGCGATTGTCCCCGTCATATGACTCGGTTTCGCGCGCGATAGCAGAGGGGTAATGCTGGGCGCTTGGTTGCACGGCTTCCCTGTCGCGGTATTCGTGTCTACCGCGCGACTGCCTCGGAACCGCTCcgcgctgccatccctGATCGTACGCAGGCGGGCGGCCGGGATCTAACCCCGCGAATGCATTATGCTGCGGCTGGGGAGACGGAGACGGATACACGACGTAACGATCGGAGCCACGTATGTGCCGATTAGGTCGTATAGGCGGTTGCGTGTACCGGTCCTCCATGGTGGGCCGCCCGGGACTGCGCATCCCGGCCATACCGGGCGGCGGACGATCTTCGCCATTTCCACACGGAACCTGGTACTGATGTGACCTCCCGTCGCTGAATTCACCCATGTGCCGCGGATAACGGGACGGATCTTCCTGCCAAACGACGCCCGCACGACGGTCACTGGAGCGAAGCATGTTTACCCCGGGTGAACAATACGTAGCGCACGTCCTTCTCACGGTGATAAACACAACTCACAATTGTAGGACTTCAAAAACGATGTATCCACAATTGTAGGACTTCAAAAACGATGTATCCACAATTGTAGGACTTCAAAAACGATGTATCCACAATTGTAGGACTTCAAAAACGATGTATCCACAATTGTAGGACTTCAAAAACGATGTATCCACAATTGTAGGACTTCAAAAACGATGTATCCACAATTGTAGGACTTCAAAAACGATAACCCACAATTGTAGGACTTCAAAAACGATAAATCCGCAATCTAAAACCCTCTCGATCAATATCCCGACGGATACAAGCTGGAAGGTCGCGTATATGTCGAGTAACTTGTTGACCGTCCTTGCCGTGGTTGGCTATCGGGTAGCATGGCGGCCCTAAAAATCCACCCTGGCCAACTGTGCAAAGTAAAAACCGCTCCTGCTTCTATAAGATGCCGCGAATCTCCGCTGAGACTCCCTGATGAGTTAACGGAGGCAGGCGGCGCGTAACCAAGGGCGGCTCTCCTGGTACCGGGAGATCCAACGCAACTGCAAAATTTTTCGTGTTGCCGCAAACAACGCCGACATCATACTAACCGCGCTCGCCCGCGCGCAGCGCGCGGAATTTCGAAACTGCGAAAAAACACCCGGCGGAAACTGGATCTAACACGCGGAAAGTTGACACAGCGGTGCACAAACATTAGGCGGCGGTTAACGTTTACCCGACATGGCGGACATGCGGTGGAACAGCACTGACATCTTTGCGATGTTGTCGAAGCACAGCGCGCTGACGTTCTTGGTGTGCGTCGCGCACTCGTTGCTCATGACGATGGTGGACAACTGCGATGGCTTCTCGACCTTCTTCAGCGGGCTCAGGTCCAGCTCAGGAAGCGGCAGCACGGGCTCGCCCTTGAGGCGGTTCTGCTCGTTCTCCAGCCTGCGGCGCTCCACCAGCTGCTTGTGGTGCTGCGTCAGCTTCGCCAGCTCGCGCTGGTAGCGGATCACCTTGTCCTGGTTGTCGCACAGCGCCTCCAGCGACTGCGACAGAAACTCGAGGTTGTGCGACAGGTACTTGTTGCGGTCAGCGTCCAGGATGTCGAACACGGACACGTTCTGCGCGGGGCTGTCGAACACGTACTGGCTGAGGAAGCACTCCGAGAGGATAGAATTCTTAACCACGATCGGGACCTCGACCAGGATCTGGGTGCCCTTCAAATTGTTGAAGCTCTTCACGTCGCCCTGCGCGTTGCGGTacagctccagcagctggtcggaGGCGCGGTACGCCTTGAACGAGATCTCGCCGGTGCTCGACATCGGGTCGAAGCCCAGCATTATCGCCTGGTCAATCGCCTCCTGGTAGTTCACCAGGTTGTCGATGACCTCCTTCGACTGCACGTCGCCGAAGTGCAGCGTCTGGTACCAGCCGATGGCGAAGCAGTCCACGTGGATGTCGTGCAGCAGGTCAGACATCTTGTCGTGGTACTTCATGAACTCCTCGTCCGCCTtttcctccagctccttctCGCTCATGTTGGTGGTGCTCTTGTCGCGGTTCAGCGCGTTGTAGATGTCGCGCTTCTGCGGGAACGAGAAGCAGTTCGTCACCTCCAGACGGTCGCCGAACGCCATGCCCAGCAGCTGGCCGTTCACCGGCACCGGGTAGTTGTCCTTGCAGTGCTTCAGAGCCTTGATGAGCGCAAGGCTGTCTATCTCCACGTAGGTCTCGCTGGCGCCCACCGACGGCCTGCCGACCGACCCCGCGTCTGGCGGGGTGGCCAGCGGGCTCCGCGCCATCAGCACGTGCGAGCTCTTGTTCGCCGTAATATCCATTGTCTGTGCGGTGCCCTCCACGCGCAAAAGTTGCAGCGATAAACGCCAGCAGCGGCCCAGACTCCCGCCGACCTATGGGGCCGCCGACGGTGTGTCCGCCGCGACGCGGCGGAAGCTCGCTGGAAGGCACGCACATCGAGCGCAGACTGGGACCTACTCAACCGCGCCGGTACACACCCACGGCCGTGGCAGCAGGGAAGCCGAAGCGCCCGCCGCTACCACGGCGATACTGCGGCGACACAGAGGGGAACACGCCTCCAGTCAGCGATGTTGCTCAGCCGCGACCCGCAGTATTCGCCACCCAATGACGACAGTTGCGACTCGCTGGTAGGCGGGTGTGGCGGACTCAACACCGCGCGCAGTCGGACGACCTCCACGACTACGATTACGACATCTCGCCGCTCTCGACTGGAATCCCGGTGCCTGTCTTCGACATCAGCGACAGCATGAGCATGGCTGAGCCAAGCTTCAGAGAGTACAAGAGAGGTGGGCGGCTAGCGCCGGCGCGATCACTGGCTGCAGAGTCGAATCGCATATCGGATGACGCGCTGAGCGTCATGCGCGACGAGTACTACGCCAACTCGGCCGTCACCGCCAGCGCCTTCGACCAGGCCACCTTCTACAAGCTGCAGGTGAGCGGCACTGTGCGCTGAGCAAACCGTGCCAAGGCGGAGATACTGGTCAGCAAGCGCCGGTACAAGGAGGCGCTCGGCGCCGCGCTCGTGGCCGAGTCCGCGGAGGGGCGCTCCAGGGTCATCGACGCAGTCAAGATGATATGCATGTACCAGCTGAACGACGAGGAGCGGTTCAAGGAGCTCAAGCAGTGAGTTTGCGCCGCGACGCCTTGACACGACGCAGGGAGCTGACCGCCACCGGCCTCGGCGGACTGTCGGAATCGCTGAAAAAGCAGGCGCTCGGCACCATCGAGGTCTCGGAATGGGTGCCGGAATTCCTCAACTGTCTCGATCAGATGAAAACGAAAAACTGATTTTTAAATTCACGTGTCTACTGATCATGCACCTCCACGGCGACGGAGAAACGCTGCTCGCCGAGCTCGAAAGTGTCACTGTGCACGTTGCCCGCGGCGGGCACCTCGCGGGTCACCACCACGCTGCGCCGCAGCGTCTTCTCGAGGTACTCGGTCTGCAGCGACAGCTTCTCGAACGCAAGCTCCCCGTGCGGCTGCACGTAGATGGTGATGGAGTCGTTCACcgacagccgcagctgtttGCGCAGCTTCTGCACGCGGTTCGCCACCTCGCGGGCGCACGCCTTCCAGCGCAGCGACTCGTCGCTCGTGaagtccagcagcaccgccacCTCGCGGTTGGAGTCACCGTCGATGTCGGGGTGCGACAGCGCGCCGACGTCAATGCGGCGGCTGATGACCACGTCGTCCAGCGTGATGGTGTGGCCCAGCACGTCGGCGCTGCCCTCGCTCTCCAGCCGGGCGATCTCGGCCTGGCTCATGCCCTTAATGGCGGCCGCCACCGGCTTCATCGCCTGGCCCAGCCGGGCGCCCAGAGCCTTGAAGTTGGGCGTGATCTGGCAGCTGATGCACGATACGTCCTTCGAAAGCTCCACGTTCATCACGTTCAGCTCGTCCTTCACCAGCGCCTCCAGCTCGCGCACGGCGGACAAAACGCGCTCGTCCTCGTGCACCACCTTCAGCCCAGCGATCGGGGTCTTCAGCGACACGCGGCGGCGTTCGCGCACCGTGCGCCCGAGCAAAATCACCTGCTGCATCACGCGCACCTTGAAGGTTATCTCCTCGTCGACAACGCCGCTCACGCGGGGCAGCATCTCGAAGTGGATGCTCTCCATCCTGCCGGGGGCGGCGCGCTTGAGGTTGGCGTAGATCATCTCGGAAGTGAACGGCGCGAACATGCTCATCAGGCACGTGAAGGCGTCCAGAGACGAGTACAGCGACGCCAACGACACGTACGACTCGTCCTCGCCGAACGCGCCACGCATGCGGTCGCGGTTGATGCGGATGTACCAGTTAGTGAGCTGCTCCAGGaacgccagcagctgcggaagCACGTTGTACAGCCGGTACGCACCCATCTCACGGTGCACGCCATCGATGAGCTGCTGCGTTATCGAGTGCAGCCACCGGTCCATCACGCACGACGAGTCGACCGCGGCGGAGGCGCTGGGCACGAAGCGGCGGCCGGTCACGACCTCGAAACGGGACGCCTCCTGGACCAGGAACCGGTACGCGTGGAACCACGGCAGGATCACGTCCTTCAGGATCCCTCGCACGCCGTCGGTCATGAAACGAAGCGGTTCGGCACGCACCGCGGGTGACGAGATGAGGTACAGACGCACGCTGTCCGCGCCGTACTGGTTGATGACCTCCACGGGGTCAGCGAAATTCTTCAGACGCTTAGACATCTTCTTGCCGTCGCTCGCAAGCACGAGGCCGTTCACGATGATGTTGCGGAACGCGGGCGCGCCGAACAGGTGAGTCGACAGCACCATCAGGGTGTAGAACCACCCGCGGGTCTGGTCCAGGCCCTCCGCGATGAAGTCCGCGGGGAAGCATTGCGGGAAGCTTTCCTTGTTCTCGAACGGGTAGTGGATCTTGGCGTACGGCATGGAACCGCTCTCGTACCAGCAGTCGAAAATCTCAGGGATGCGCCGCAGCGGCTTGAACCCGGGGCCGCGCGGGTCGGGGATCTCGATCTCGTCCACGAAGTGACGGTGCAGGTCGCTCACCTTGCGGCCAGAGAGACgctccagctcctcgatGCTCCCGACGCACACCACCTGAGTGTAGTCCTCGCTGACCCACAGCGGGATCGGGGTGCCCCAGAAACGGTTGCGGCTCACGCACCAGTCGCGGGCGTCAGCAATCCAGTTGCGGAAGCGCTTCTCCTTGACGAAGCGCGGCACCCACTGCGTCTGCTCCACGCACCGCAGAATGTCCTCGCGGTACTCCTCCACCTTGATGAACCAGCAGCTGACGGCGCGGTACACCAGGGGCGTGTCGCTGCGCCAGCAGAAGGGGTACGAGTGCACCAGGGTGCCCGCGTGCACCAGGCGGCCGCGCTCCTTCAGCATACGCTTGATCTCGGAATCCGCGTCCTTGATGTACATCCCGCCGAGCCGCTGCAGGTGCGACTTGAAGTTGCCGCTCTCGTCGATGAGCTCGGGCAGCGCGCCGCGGATCACGCCGTTGCGCTTGCAGACCCTCATGTCCTCCTCGCCGAAGTACGGCGCAGCGTGCACGATCCCGCTACCCGCGTCCGCGGTGACCATCTTGTCGCCCACGATCACGTACGACCGCGACAGCTGCTCCTCGTCGAACCCGGGCTCCGACGCGTAGTACTCGAACAGCGGCTCGTAGCGCTTGCCGACCAGCTCGGAACCCTGCAGCTTGCGCACCACGCGGACGTCCTTGTCCACGACCAGACGCGCGTCGTTGCAGAAGCTCTCCATACGGCACTCGGCCACCACGTAGTCCACGCCACGCTGCTCGTGGTGGAGCACCACGTACACGAACTCGGCGTTCACGATCAGCGCCAGGTTCGACGGCAGCGTCCACGGGGTGGTCGTCCACGCCACCAGCTCAACGGGCTCGTCGACGCAACGGAACGCCACGTACACCGCGGGGTCGGTCACGTCCTTGTAGTTCAGGTTAGCCTCGAAGTTAGACACCGGAGTCGTGCACGCCAGCGAGTACGGCATCACCTGGAACCCGCGGTAGACCACGCCTTTCTCGAACAGCTGCTTGAACACCCACCACAGCGTCTCCATGTAGCTGGTGTTCAGGGTCTTGTAGTCGTTGTCGAAGTCGATCCACCGACCGGTGCGGGCGATGATCTCCCTCCACTCGCCCGAGTACCGCATCACGATCTCCCTGACGAACTCATGTGATGCGTACAGTCGCGGCAACGTACCGGCATTTCTCGTTGTATACGCCGATGCCCATTTTCTGCACGTCGCTCAGGTGCTTGATGTTGTTCAGCTTGTCGATCTCGTACTCGATGGGCAGCCCGTGGCAGTCCCACCCGAAGCGGCGCTCCACATCGTGGCCCGTCTGGTACGCATACCGCGTCACCACGTCCTGCGGAGTGATGAGAAACACCGAAAGCCGCAGCGCCAACCTTGATGGTACCCGCGAG
This genomic stretch from Babesia bigemina genome assembly Bbig001, chromosome : III harbors:
- a CDS encoding isoleucyl-tRNA synthetase family protein, putative is translated as MAQGSAASATFLPVDEKVDFPKEEEAILRHWKEIDVFHTANKLASGRPKFTFYDGPPFATGLPHYGHILAGTIKDVVTRYAYQTGHDVERRFGWDCHGLPIEYEIDKLNNIKHLSDVQKMGIGVYNEKCREIVMRYSGEWREIIARTGRWIDFDNDYKTLNTSYMETLWWVFKQLFEKGVVYRGFQVMPYSLACTTPVSNFEANLNYKDVTDPAVYVAFRCVDEPVELVAWTTTPWTLPSNLALIVNAEFVYVVLHHEQRGVDYVVAECRMESFCNDARLVVDKDVRVVRKLQGSELVGKRYEPLFEYYASEPGFDEEQLSRSYVIVGDKMVTADAGSGIVHAAPYFGEEDMRVCKRNGVIRGALPELIDESGNFKSHLQRLGGMYIKDADSEIKRMLKERGRLVHAGTLVHSYPFCWRSDTPLVYRAVSCWFIKVEEYREDILRCVEQTQWVPRFVKEKRFRNWIADARDWCVSRNRFWGTPIPLWVSEDYTQVVCVGSIEELERLSGRKVSDLHRHFVDEIEIPDPRGPGFKPLRRIPEIFDCWYESGSMPYAKIHYPFENKESFPQCFPADFIAEGLDQTRGWFYTLMVLSTHLFGAPAFRNIIVNGLVLASDGKKMSKRLKNFADPVEVINQYGADSVRLYLISSPAVRAEPLRFMTDGVRGILKDVILPWFHAYRFLVQEASRFEVVTGRRFVPSASAAVDSSCVMDRWLHSITQQLIDGVHREMGAYRLYNVLPQLLAFLEQLTNWYIRINRDRMRGAFGEDESYVSLASLYSSLDAFTCLMSMFAPFTSEMIYANLKRAAPGRMESIHFEMLPRVSGVVDEEITFKVRVMQQVILLGRTVRERRRVSLKTPIAGLKVVHEDERVLSAVRELEALVKDELNVMNVELSKDVSCISCQITPNFKALGARLGQAMKPVAAAIKGMSQAEIARLESEGSADVLGHTITLDDVVISRRIDVGALSHPDIDGDSNREVAVLLDFTSDESLRWKACAREVANRVQKLRKQLRLSVNDSITIYVQPHGELAFEKLSLQTEYLEKTLRRSVVVTREVPAAGNVHSDTFELGEQRFSVAVEVHDQ
- a CDS encoding EUKARYOTIC TRANSLATION INITIATION FACTOR 3 SUBUNIT 11, putative, yielding MDITANKSSHVLMARSPLATPPDAGSVGRPSVGASETYVEIDSLALIKALKHCKDNYPVPVNGQLLGMAFGDRLEVTNCFSFPQKRDIYNALNRDKSTTNMSEKELEEKADEEFMKYHDKMSDLLHDIHVDCFAIGWYQTLHFGDVQSKEVIDNLVNYQEAIDQAIMLGFDPMSSTGEISFKAYRASDQLLELYRNAQGDVKSFNNLKGTQILVEVPIVVKNSILSECFLSQYVFDSPAQNVSVFDILDADRNKYLSHNLEFLSQSLEALCDNQDKVIRYQRELAKLTQHHKQLVERRRLENEQNRLKGEPVLPLPELDLSPLKKVEKPSQLSTIVMSNECATHTKNVSALCFDNIAKMSVLFHRMSAMSGKR
- a CDS encoding ribosomal protein L7Ae containing protein, putative codes for the protein MAKKTKSKGMDNMNQKLQLVMKSGKVCLGFKSTRSALRTGKAHMVIISNNCPPIRRAEIEHYAMLAKCNIHMFAGDNNDLGTVCGKYFRVGCMAILDAGDSDILRESE
- a CDS encoding adaptin N terminal domain containing protein, putative, translated to MDGKYFRGNRRSEIQELREELQKASKDRRKDAIKKIIGAMTVGKDVSSLFPEVVNCIQTNNLELKKLVYLYVINYAKVQPELAILAVNTFCKDAKDRNPLIRALAVRTMGYIRLPAVTEYMVEPLMRCHSDPDPYVRKTAAICIAKLHGISPQLVRDEGFIDVLERMMSDTNPMVVANAVSTLVEISEQSEENLVARILAKNPAKLEGLLHSLNECMEWGQVYILDALMLYKPGSPEEARTLIEGVLPRFSHINPAVVMSAMKVVIKMLPKIGDKEYLRVLQGKLAAPLVTLASLEPEIQYVALRSILVIIEKWPRLLEGHVRAFFCKSRDPLYVRIEKLEIMVRLATTSNFQKILAELSEYATDIDHDFVRRAVRAIGSLGVRLEAALSACGNALNELLRLRAAHLTEECTIVYRDLLRAYPHMFNLDLFSMCADGEYLHAVESKSALIWIIGQYAAKIPDAAEYLANMAETMHDEDHAVQLSLLTAAVKVAVTRGRDTGMVEHVIERCVHESASPDVRTRAQMYLRLLEHGDAVAAKVVLAPLPPIGEAVMDSEVLDNLLSNLGHVSSVYHLPAWALTFKDAQPLGASREKQSGDASSSDGDLLDTADSDISPRKGRSFDGLDDYDEDQRGGRDLQPYHGEDDLFETFGRVFRYTCKDEVVLTQHQQGSNGQIGLQVVACLYREGEKMSLKLSMTNKTAASISLLAIQFNKNSFGLSPAAPLASPVLVAPEKTTEAHVPLAANVIMSNTPPANPIALQVAIKTTVDVFYFRVFYELPIVLLHGARITRSEFEELWGLSGQEETFAVGDSLPVTDRLAKAGLSFVGAGLNVGSSKANECFYASTTNSLQLLAVFSNGRASVKAEAAALVPLFVHTIGKALRSGS